Proteins from a genomic interval of Paenibacillus sp. FSL R5-0623:
- a CDS encoding glycosyltransferase, which translates to MRKPRVLLLSEGFGTGHTQAAHALAHGIKKVSPHVHSRVIELGKFLNPTVAPLIFSAYRKTLSVQPKLVSLLYRTQYNKSLNGFTKLALHRIFYTQTAQVVSQLKPDAVICTHPFPNAVISRLKRQGLNIPLYTVVTDYDVHGTWINPEVNKYLVSTPQVKALLEIRGVDPSHIQITGIPVHPDFWEAGDKVKLREEMGLQNMPTALLMGGGWGLSFDEDHMKALTSWADRVQLVFCLGSNEKMIAKMKEMPCFQHPNIRILGYTREVSKLMDVSDVLITKPGGMTCTEALAKGLPMLFIPPIAGQEEENCEYFVQAGYGQVIHSADVITNRFRQLVEQASTQTESPLNAAHISDNQSVYDPKCCAQAVHDLLFPTTAEVTTTSLERFTAGITATSLSGTRIPF; encoded by the coding sequence ATGCGAAAACCAAGAGTGCTCTTATTATCGGAAGGTTTCGGTACCGGTCACACTCAGGCCGCTCATGCGCTGGCACATGGCATCAAAAAAGTCAGTCCACATGTTCACAGTCGTGTCATTGAACTAGGCAAATTTTTGAACCCAACGGTAGCTCCACTAATTTTCTCTGCATATCGAAAGACACTATCGGTTCAACCCAAACTGGTCAGCCTGTTGTACCGCACACAGTACAATAAATCATTAAATGGTTTTACCAAGCTGGCGTTGCACCGAATTTTCTATACACAGACGGCACAGGTCGTATCCCAACTGAAACCCGATGCGGTGATCTGTACCCATCCTTTTCCGAATGCTGTCATCTCCCGGCTTAAACGCCAGGGTCTGAATATTCCGCTCTATACCGTCGTAACGGATTATGACGTGCACGGAACATGGATTAATCCAGAAGTGAACAAATATCTGGTCTCTACCCCTCAGGTCAAAGCATTGCTTGAGATCCGTGGTGTCGATCCATCCCACATTCAGATCACGGGAATCCCTGTGCATCCAGACTTCTGGGAAGCAGGAGATAAGGTGAAGCTACGGGAAGAGATGGGGCTTCAGAACATGCCTACGGCGCTGCTTATGGGTGGTGGATGGGGACTTTCGTTTGATGAGGACCATATGAAAGCTCTCACGTCCTGGGCAGATCGTGTTCAATTGGTCTTTTGTCTAGGAAGCAATGAAAAAATGATCGCAAAAATGAAGGAAATGCCTTGCTTCCAGCATCCGAATATTCGTATTCTGGGATATACACGGGAAGTAAGCAAACTGATGGATGTATCCGATGTGCTGATTACGAAGCCAGGTGGCATGACATGCACCGAAGCGCTGGCCAAGGGTCTACCGATGTTGTTCATTCCTCCGATTGCAGGTCAAGAGGAAGAGAACTGTGAATACTTTGTACAAGCCGGATACGGCCAGGTCATTCATTCTGCCGACGTGATCACCAATCGTTTCAGACAACTAGTTGAGCAGGCGTCTACTCAAACTGAAAGTCCGCTGAACGCAGCACATATTTCAGATAACCAGTCGGTCTATGATCCGAAGTGCTGTGCTCAAGCTGTTCATGACTTATTGTTTCCGACGACAGCCGAAGTCACAACAACCTCCTTGGAGCGCTTCACAGCCGGAATTACTGCCACGTCCTTGTCAGGTACCAGAATACCATTCTGA
- a CDS encoding TetR/AcrR family transcriptional regulator has product MAPIDRRQQVIHAAAQSFAMFGYKATTMDQVAKIANVGKGTIYTFFTNKEQLFDQILVEVIQEMKNIAHREVHQESAFFDNLFRVLDELLEFRRDHDLLVKLSQELKDFGTLQAKEGLDKVEKVISDFLAKELEKAKDNGEIRDCDPQVVAFMMIRLYIALTSDWSKQHQPLSKEEIKTYFRLFLMEGIAALT; this is encoded by the coding sequence ATGGCTCCGATTGACAGGAGACAGCAGGTTATTCATGCAGCAGCCCAGTCGTTTGCCATGTTTGGATACAAAGCAACGACGATGGATCAGGTTGCCAAGATTGCGAACGTTGGCAAAGGAACGATCTATACATTTTTCACGAATAAAGAACAATTGTTTGATCAGATCCTGGTAGAAGTGATTCAGGAAATGAAGAACATCGCGCATCGTGAAGTACATCAGGAAAGTGCATTTTTTGATAATCTGTTTCGGGTACTGGATGAATTGTTAGAGTTCCGTCGTGATCACGATCTGCTGGTTAAGTTATCACAGGAGTTGAAGGACTTTGGAACGCTGCAGGCCAAGGAAGGTCTGGACAAGGTGGAGAAAGTAATCTCCGATTTTCTGGCTAAGGAGCTTGAGAAAGCAAAAGACAATGGAGAGATTCGAGATTGTGATCCGCAAGTCGTCGCATTTATGATGATTCGCCTGTACATTGCACTCACCTCAGACTGGAGCAAACAACATCAACCGCTGAGCAAAGAGGAAATCAAGACTTACTTTCGCCTTTTCTTAATGGAAGGAATTGCTGCTCTAACGTAA
- a CDS encoding YhgE/Pip domain-containing protein produces MKSLSVFFKDVGSAVRNPKVLIPVIAIMFIPILYSGIYLAAYWDPYGHVDEMPVAVVNLDKGAELEGKSLHVGSDLVDELKKNADFKWDFVSASQAKEGMSNDKYYMQITIPENFSSQATTLLDDKPEPADLIYEPNGNYSFVGAQIGKTAIKDLKAKVSAKVTESYAETLLDKFSEVSDGLAEAGDGAGELNTGAGKLDDGAVKLKDNLAKLASGTLELQEGLSPLSDGVNALHTGATKLESGTSNLVSGLQQLQAAASSQLQSGADQLKDGSAKLETGLQSSLDGTSKLQAGLKSSEQGSAKLSDGLQSAVQGSGTLATGLQSAVDGSSKVADGAQGVAAGLKQLAASNPELAENADVQKLLAASEAVADGSAQLHESEQKLAQGADQLHQGNQQLAAGAAELHGGQEQLLAGANQLVDGQQQLLAGAGQLSQGGTQLSDGLKQFSGKLGDAASGGTLLADGAKQLGSGTTALQTGVGKLSGGVNSLTDGSKQLGDGAGKLADGLTELKDGSSELATKLNDAAQKTSEVKKTDDVVNMFAEPVNSSENTAENVSNYGTGLTPFFLSIGLFVGSLISTIVLKMRETSVPGATGWNRFVSRTLVFGSVSIFQSVIVASFMLYGLGLETHSVGLFYLFTIITGLTFMLIVQALVTWLDLPGRYVVILLLVFQLAASAGTFPVELIPSWLQAFSPWLPMTHSIMGFKAVVSSGNLDVMWHQAGILSIYAGVSILLTLAYFLWNGRRPKKEVEQADSGQVVTA; encoded by the coding sequence ATGAAATCTTTATCCGTGTTTTTCAAGGATGTGGGATCGGCCGTGAGAAACCCGAAGGTGTTGATCCCTGTTATTGCAATTATGTTTATACCGATCCTGTATAGTGGCATCTATCTGGCGGCCTATTGGGACCCATATGGTCATGTGGATGAGATGCCAGTTGCCGTTGTTAATCTGGACAAAGGTGCTGAGCTGGAGGGCAAATCCCTCCATGTGGGTAGTGATCTGGTGGATGAACTGAAGAAAAATGCCGATTTCAAATGGGATTTTGTCAGTGCGAGTCAAGCCAAAGAAGGCATGAGTAATGACAAATATTATATGCAAATTACGATTCCGGAGAACTTCTCATCCCAAGCAACAACATTGCTCGATGACAAGCCGGAGCCGGCTGATCTGATCTATGAACCGAATGGCAATTACAGCTTTGTCGGTGCACAGATTGGTAAGACGGCTATTAAGGACCTGAAAGCAAAAGTCTCAGCCAAAGTAACGGAATCCTATGCAGAGACATTGCTCGACAAGTTCTCCGAAGTATCGGATGGCTTGGCTGAGGCAGGCGATGGGGCGGGTGAACTGAATACCGGCGCAGGTAAACTGGATGATGGTGCTGTTAAGCTCAAGGATAACCTGGCGAAGCTTGCATCAGGAACACTTGAACTTCAGGAAGGACTTTCTCCATTAAGTGATGGTGTTAACGCGCTGCATACAGGGGCAACCAAGCTTGAAAGTGGAACATCGAATCTTGTATCCGGTCTGCAACAGCTTCAGGCAGCTGCTTCGAGCCAGCTTCAGAGCGGAGCAGATCAGTTGAAGGATGGCAGCGCCAAGTTGGAAACCGGACTTCAGTCTTCACTGGATGGCACAAGTAAGTTGCAGGCTGGCCTGAAATCGTCAGAACAGGGCAGTGCGAAGCTGTCGGATGGTCTGCAAAGTGCCGTTCAGGGCAGCGGTACACTGGCAACAGGCCTGCAATCGGCTGTAGATGGCAGTTCCAAGGTTGCTGATGGTGCACAGGGTGTAGCCGCCGGATTGAAACAGCTTGCTGCATCAAACCCGGAACTGGCCGAAAATGCGGATGTACAGAAACTGCTTGCGGCAAGTGAAGCTGTTGCTGATGGCAGTGCACAACTGCATGAGAGCGAGCAGAAGCTGGCGCAGGGTGCAGATCAGCTGCATCAGGGTAACCAGCAACTGGCTGCGGGTGCAGCCGAGCTTCATGGAGGTCAGGAGCAACTTCTGGCTGGTGCGAACCAGTTAGTGGATGGTCAGCAACAATTGCTGGCTGGTGCCGGGCAGCTTAGTCAAGGAGGAACACAGCTCTCCGATGGCCTGAAGCAGTTCAGCGGCAAGTTGGGTGATGCTGCAAGTGGCGGTACATTGCTTGCAGATGGTGCCAAGCAGCTGGGCTCAGGGACAACAGCTCTGCAAACGGGTGTAGGTAAACTAAGTGGTGGCGTTAATTCACTAACCGATGGTTCGAAGCAATTGGGTGATGGCGCGGGCAAACTGGCTGACGGTCTTACCGAGCTAAAAGATGGCTCAAGTGAACTGGCAACCAAGCTGAATGACGCCGCTCAGAAAACATCCGAAGTTAAGAAAACGGATGATGTAGTGAACATGTTCGCTGAACCGGTGAACTCCTCGGAGAACACAGCAGAGAACGTGAGCAATTATGGTACAGGATTGACACCGTTCTTCCTGTCGATCGGTCTGTTTGTGGGATCGTTGATTTCCACGATTGTATTGAAAATGCGGGAAACGTCCGTACCTGGTGCAACAGGCTGGAATCGTTTTGTCAGCCGGACACTGGTATTTGGGTCCGTGAGCATTTTCCAATCGGTTATTGTGGCAAGTTTCATGTTATATGGTCTTGGACTGGAGACGCACAGCGTAGGGCTGTTCTACCTGTTTACCATTATTACGGGGCTGACCTTCATGTTGATTGTTCAAGCACTTGTAACCTGGCTGGATCTGCCTGGACGTTATGTTGTCATTCTGCTGCTGGTCTTCCAGCTTGCGGCTAGTGCAGGAACCTTCCCGGTAGAACTGATTCCATCATGGCTTCAGGCATTTAGCCCTTGGTTGCCAATGACACACAGCATTATGGGCTTCAAAGCCGTTGTATCGAGTGGTAATCTGGATGTGATGTGGCATCAGGCTGGTATTCTTAGCATCTATGCAGGGGTATCCATTCTGCTGACACTTGCTTACTTCCTCTGGAATGGCAGACGTCCGAAAAAAGAAGTCGAACAGGCTGATTCTGGTCAAGTTGTGACGGCATAA
- the gltB gene encoding glutamate synthase large subunit, giving the protein MRHIGLPPKQGLYDPQFEKDACGMGFVANIKGVPSHDIVSQALTMLSNMEHRGGQGSEPNSGDGAGILIQIPHRFFAEEAKRLGFALPEQGFYGVGMLFLSQDPAIRSAHEESLKKIIEEEGQTFLGFRDVPTFDEMLGRSALAAKPYVRQVFIGRSADVKDELGFERKLYVIRRRAELAIRYSADEAEGGSFYLPSMSCRKIVYKGMLTTEQVGGFYLDLQEELVESAIGLVHSRFSTNTFPSWERAHPYRFMIHNGEINTMRGNVNWMHARQSLFESELFGNDIAKVKPVINPDGSDTAMFDNTLEFLYLSGRSLPHVAMMMVPEPWSTDEGMDPAKKAFYEYHSTMMEPWDGPAAMAFTDGLQIGATLDRNGLRPARYYVTKDDRIILSSEVGVLDIAPEEILYKDRLRPGRMLLVDTQEGRIIADEEVKAIIAAENPYQDWLDEHLMDLSELPEAPELPDPKHDNVTQLQLAYGYTFEELRKILEPMATTGMEATGSMGYDAPLAVLSDRPQRLYNYFKQMFAQVTNPPIDAIREEIVTSTATTIGPERNLLNPEPESCRQIRLDTPVLSNEDFAKIRHVRRPGFRSMTIPIFFTAAEGAEGLRKAMDLLFEAADRVIDKGHNILILSDRGVDAENAAIPALLAVAGLHHHLIRQGTRTKVSIMLESAEPRDIHHYALLLGYGVSAVNPYLAFETLDDMIQQGLLRGISHEKAVKNYIKAATKGVTKVLSKMGISTIQSYRGAQIFEAVGLKSDFVDRYFTWTPSRIGGIGLEEVAAEALTHHNRAFTEKDGNDKVLDSGGDYQWRNDGEEHLFNPQTIHTLQHAVRTGDYKLYKKYSKLVQGENDQLLTIRSMLKLKPVGASIPLEEVESVEDIMRRFKTGAMSFGSISKEAHEDLAIAMNRVGGKSNTGEGGEDPARFIKDSNGDSRRSAIKQVASGRFGVTSNYLVNADEIQIKMAQGAKPGEGGQLPGRKVYPWVAEVRGSTPGVGLISPPPHHDIYSIEDLAELIYDLKNANPRAEINVKLVSEVGVGTIAAGVAKGRADIILVSGYDGGTGASPQGSIRHAGMPWELGLAETHQTLMLNNLRDRVVLETDGKMLNGRDLAIAALLGAEEYGFSTAPLVALGCIMMRVCQMDTCPVGVATQNPELRKNYMGDPAHVVNFMRFVAEDVREIMADLGFRTIQEMVGRTDCLETVEAVDHWKKKGVDLSVLLHVPEMPEGSARYRTQHQNHQLEETLDMQQLLPLAQSAIESGQPVEAVLPITNVNRAVGTILGSEITRKYGLAGLPEDTVKFKFIGSAGQSFGAFVPKGMTLTVEGDSNDYVGKGLSGGKLIVMPSPKATFEAEDNIIIGNTALYGATSGEAYIRGIAGERFAVRNSGAKVVVEGVGDHGCEYMTGGRVVVLGDTGRNFAAGMSGGIAYVYDPEGTFLKRCNLEMVLLERIEDVAESADLRGMIQRHVANTGSAVGQRVLDNWQDALNQFVRVIPKDFKRMTEQIERIQATGLTGEAALLAAFEANMRELARAGG; this is encoded by the coding sequence ATGAGACACATCGGATTACCTCCAAAACAGGGTCTGTATGACCCGCAGTTCGAAAAAGACGCATGCGGAATGGGTTTTGTTGCCAACATCAAAGGAGTACCTTCACACGATATCGTTAGTCAGGCACTGACCATGCTCAGTAACATGGAGCACCGTGGAGGACAGGGAAGTGAGCCGAATTCCGGTGACGGAGCAGGTATCCTGATTCAGATTCCACATCGCTTTTTTGCAGAGGAAGCGAAACGCCTTGGTTTTGCATTGCCTGAACAGGGATTCTATGGCGTAGGTATGTTGTTCCTTTCCCAGGACCCTGCCATTCGCAGTGCGCATGAAGAGAGCCTTAAGAAGATTATTGAAGAAGAAGGTCAGACGTTCCTGGGTTTCCGGGATGTTCCTACTTTTGATGAAATGCTTGGCCGTTCTGCGCTTGCAGCGAAACCTTATGTACGTCAGGTGTTCATTGGAAGATCCGCAGATGTGAAGGATGAGCTTGGATTCGAGCGTAAGTTGTATGTTATTCGCAGACGCGCTGAGCTGGCTATTCGTTATTCGGCAGATGAAGCAGAAGGTGGTTCGTTCTACCTTCCGAGCATGTCTTGTCGCAAAATTGTATATAAAGGCATGCTTACAACTGAACAAGTTGGCGGGTTCTATCTGGATCTGCAGGAAGAACTCGTGGAATCGGCCATTGGACTTGTGCATTCCCGTTTCAGTACAAACACCTTCCCAAGCTGGGAACGTGCCCACCCGTATCGCTTCATGATCCACAACGGTGAGATCAACACGATGCGTGGTAACGTGAACTGGATGCATGCTAGACAGTCCTTGTTTGAGAGCGAGTTGTTTGGTAACGACATTGCTAAAGTGAAACCAGTCATCAATCCGGACGGTTCGGATACAGCCATGTTTGATAACACACTGGAGTTCCTGTATCTGAGCGGCCGTTCTCTGCCACACGTGGCGATGATGATGGTTCCTGAACCATGGAGCACAGATGAGGGCATGGACCCTGCCAAAAAAGCATTTTATGAATATCACAGCACAATGATGGAGCCTTGGGATGGACCAGCAGCAATGGCCTTCACAGATGGTTTGCAAATTGGTGCAACACTTGACCGTAACGGTTTGCGTCCAGCTCGTTATTATGTAACCAAAGATGACCGTATTATCCTTTCCTCCGAAGTTGGGGTACTGGATATCGCGCCGGAGGAGATCCTGTACAAGGATCGTCTGCGTCCAGGTCGGATGTTGCTTGTGGATACACAAGAAGGCCGCATCATCGCGGATGAGGAAGTAAAAGCAATCATTGCAGCCGAGAATCCCTACCAGGATTGGCTTGATGAGCATTTGATGGATCTGAGCGAGTTGCCGGAAGCGCCGGAACTTCCTGATCCAAAACATGATAACGTGACCCAGCTTCAGCTGGCATATGGTTATACATTTGAAGAACTGCGTAAAATCCTGGAGCCCATGGCAACAACAGGTATGGAAGCTACGGGTTCGATGGGTTATGATGCACCGCTGGCAGTGCTGTCGGATCGTCCGCAGCGCCTGTACAACTACTTTAAACAGATGTTCGCCCAGGTTACCAATCCACCAATCGATGCAATCCGTGAAGAGATTGTAACGTCTACGGCAACAACCATTGGTCCTGAGCGTAACTTGCTGAACCCGGAACCGGAGAGCTGTCGCCAGATCCGTCTGGATACACCGGTATTATCCAATGAAGACTTTGCGAAGATTCGCCATGTGCGTCGCCCAGGCTTCCGCTCCATGACGATTCCAATCTTCTTCACCGCTGCGGAAGGAGCAGAAGGACTTCGCAAAGCGATGGATTTGCTCTTCGAAGCTGCAGACCGTGTCATCGACAAAGGTCATAACATTCTGATCCTGTCTGACCGTGGTGTGGACGCAGAGAATGCTGCCATTCCTGCATTGCTTGCTGTAGCAGGTCTGCATCACCATCTGATTCGCCAGGGAACCAGAACCAAAGTCAGCATTATGCTCGAATCGGCAGAACCGCGTGATATTCACCACTACGCGTTGCTGCTGGGTTACGGTGTAAGTGCGGTGAACCCTTATCTGGCCTTTGAAACGCTGGATGACATGATTCAGCAAGGGTTGCTGCGTGGCATCTCGCATGAGAAAGCAGTGAAAAACTACATTAAAGCAGCTACCAAAGGCGTTACTAAAGTGTTGTCCAAAATGGGGATTTCTACGATTCAATCGTATCGTGGAGCTCAAATCTTCGAAGCGGTAGGTCTGAAATCAGACTTCGTTGACCGTTACTTTACCTGGACACCTTCCCGTATCGGTGGAATTGGGTTGGAAGAAGTGGCCGCCGAAGCGTTGACACATCATAACCGTGCCTTTACGGAAAAAGACGGTAATGATAAAGTATTGGATTCCGGTGGGGATTATCAATGGCGTAACGACGGAGAAGAGCATCTGTTCAATCCGCAAACCATTCATACCCTGCAACATGCAGTACGCACTGGGGATTACAAGCTGTATAAAAAATATTCCAAACTTGTACAAGGTGAGAATGATCAACTGTTGACCATTCGCTCCATGCTGAAACTGAAACCGGTGGGAGCTTCCATTCCACTCGAGGAAGTTGAATCCGTAGAAGATATCATGCGTCGTTTCAAAACAGGTGCAATGTCCTTTGGTTCGATTAGTAAAGAGGCGCATGAAGATCTTGCCATTGCTATGAACCGTGTTGGAGGTAAATCCAATACCGGTGAAGGTGGAGAAGATCCGGCTCGCTTCATTAAAGATAGCAACGGGGATTCCCGTCGCAGTGCGATTAAACAGGTAGCATCCGGACGTTTTGGTGTTACATCCAACTACTTGGTTAATGCCGATGAGATTCAGATTAAAATGGCTCAGGGAGCTAAACCAGGTGAAGGCGGACAGCTGCCAGGACGTAAAGTGTATCCTTGGGTTGCTGAAGTCCGTGGATCTACACCGGGTGTAGGTCTGATCTCTCCACCACCGCATCACGATATCTACTCGATCGAAGATCTGGCAGAGTTGATCTATGACTTGAAAAATGCCAATCCGCGTGCTGAGATTAACGTGAAGCTTGTATCGGAAGTGGGCGTGGGTACCATTGCAGCTGGTGTAGCCAAAGGCCGTGCCGATATTATCCTCGTCAGCGGTTATGACGGTGGTACAGGTGCATCACCACAAGGTTCGATTCGCCATGCAGGTATGCCGTGGGAACTAGGTCTTGCAGAGACACATCAAACGTTGATGCTGAACAATCTGCGTGACCGTGTTGTCCTCGAAACAGACGGCAAAATGCTTAACGGTCGTGACTTGGCGATTGCAGCCTTGCTTGGAGCAGAAGAGTATGGTTTCTCTACAGCACCGCTTGTTGCACTTGGCTGTATCATGATGCGTGTCTGTCAAATGGATACCTGTCCGGTTGGTGTAGCGACACAGAATCCGGAATTGCGTAAAAATTATATGGGTGATCCGGCTCATGTGGTTAACTTCATGCGATTTGTTGCTGAAGATGTGCGTGAGATCATGGCTGATCTTGGTTTCCGTACGATTCAGGAGATGGTCGGACGTACAGATTGCCTCGAAACGGTAGAAGCCGTAGATCACTGGAAGAAAAAAGGTGTGGATCTGTCTGTATTGCTGCACGTGCCTGAAATGCCGGAAGGCTCTGCACGTTACCGCACACAGCATCAGAATCACCAGTTGGAAGAAACGCTGGATATGCAACAATTGTTGCCACTGGCACAGTCTGCTATTGAATCCGGTCAACCGGTTGAAGCGGTACTTCCAATTACAAACGTTAACCGTGCAGTAGGTACCATTTTGGGTAGTGAGATCACACGCAAATATGGTCTCGCAGGATTGCCTGAAGATACGGTTAAATTCAAATTTATCGGCTCTGCCGGACAAAGCTTTGGGGCCTTTGTACCTAAAGGTATGACCTTGACTGTTGAAGGGGATTCCAATGACTACGTTGGTAAGGGATTGTCCGGAGGTAAACTGATCGTGATGCCTTCCCCGAAAGCAACATTTGAGGCGGAAGATAACATCATTATCGGTAACACGGCTCTCTACGGAGCAACAAGCGGTGAAGCGTACATCCGTGGTATTGCGGGTGAGCGATTTGCTGTACGTAACTCGGGCGCCAAAGTAGTCGTTGAAGGTGTAGGCGACCATGGTTGTGAGTATATGACAGGTGGACGTGTCGTTGTACTGGGCGATACAGGTCGTAACTTTGCAGCAGGGATGTCCGGAGGTATTGCCTATGTGTATGATCCGGAAGGTACATTCCTGAAACGTTGTAATCTGGAAATGGTTCTTTTGGAGCGTATCGAAGATGTGGCCGAAAGTGCAGATCTGCGAGGCATGATTCAACGTCATGTTGCCAATACAGGAAGTGCTGTCGGTCAGCGTGTTCTGGATAACTGGCAAGATGCGCTGAATCAGTTCGTTCGGGTTATTCCGAAGGACTTCAAGCGTATGACAGAACAGATCGAACGGATTCAGGCAACAGGTTTGACTGGAGAAGCAGCGCTGCTTGCAGCGTTTGAAGCGAATATGCGTGAACTTGCACGTGCTGGAGGTTAA
- a CDS encoding helix-turn-helix transcriptional regulator — translation MSYGNRIAELREQRGLTQEELASSIHITRAALSHYEKNRRKPDFEVLTRLADIFEVSIDYLIGRTKQSDVVMDEDVREFVDTLELSDKEVLERFDLMIDGKSLTEEEARRFIAFVRMERSMD, via the coding sequence ATGAGCTACGGAAATCGCATTGCTGAATTACGGGAACAGCGGGGACTTACTCAAGAAGAACTTGCGAGCTCCATTCATATTACCAGAGCTGCTCTCTCCCACTACGAGAAGAACCGTCGCAAACCGGATTTCGAAGTGTTAACGAGACTTGCTGACATCTTTGAGGTGTCTATTGATTATCTTATAGGACGTACAAAGCAAAGTGATGTCGTGATGGATGAGGACGTACGTGAATTCGTGGATACCTTGGAGTTGTCGGATAAGGAAGTGTTGGAACGCTTCGATCTGATGATTGATGGGAAGTCCTTAACAGAAGAAGAGGCACGTCGTTTTATTGCGTTTGTCCGAATGGAACGCAGCATGGACTAA